Proteins from a genomic interval of Aphis gossypii isolate Hap1 unplaced genomic scaffold, ASM2018417v2 Contig00725, whole genome shotgun sequence:
- the LOC126555145 gene encoding piggyBac transposable element-derived protein 3-like, whose protein sequence is MRLAKLSTSFIELMATLSDSDFECESGDDSDADRTWKHKTSQNVGESDFSDSDGDCDQSIHNGNVPIIIPNQIEIPIMSVPEHAIGDSLVQNVVEVNMGWSQKPFTGILLPGYNTYGPHLPINIPSPLTYVQKYLSNQHFENAALYTNMYALNKMGKELKTTADEIKILYGVHSMISILKYSRLRMYWNRSYGLNCISQAITRDRFLILRTCLHYVDINNRPTDNNSKLWKLQPIVDQVRNACRSISRSVGCYLIDEQMIPFTGRCPNRQYVKNKPRPTGLKNFVITTSKGKVLDFEIYQGAETPFQDKTLGLGPADVIHLSQTIPEGSVLFFDRYFTTVSLMDRLISKKLMTTGTIMSNRLKNVHFSQDKKFERSAWKEFTRGDNKITAVKWKDSKCVTLLSTITGVESHVTVKRWSKTESKEIEVPCPAIVKSYNEYMGGVDVCDQQIECYRTWVKTKKWTLKVALHFIDLSIVNAWMEYREDAEKMRLPKKEILDLMNFKMSVAQEWLSTTVKKRSLPEESSSSDTEEVPQKLYRPQNYRAPVPPTTKVKDGFEHWPEK, encoded by the exons atgcgTCTTGCAAAGTTAAGTACAAGTTTTATTGAATTGATGGCTACATTAAGTGATTCAGATTTTGAATGTGAGAGTGGAGATGATTCAGATGCTGATCGTACTTGGAAGCACAAAACATCACAAAATGTCGGGGAATCTGATTTTTCAGATTCAGATGGAGATTGTGATCAAAGTATACATAATGGTAATGTACCAATCATTATTCCTAATCAAATTGAAATACCAATTATGTCGGTCCCTGAACATGCAATAGGCGATTCTCTTGTACAAAATGTAGTAGAAGTAAACATGGGTTGGTCACAAAAACCATTTACTGGAATACTGTTGccaggatataatacatatggaCCTCACTTACCAATTAATATTCCCTCACCTCTGACttatgttcaaaaatatctatcaaatcaacattttgaaaacGCTGCATTATACACCAATATGTacgctttaaataaaatgggcAAAGAACTTAAAACAACAGctgatgaaattaaaatattatatggcgTTCATTCAATGATTAGCATACTAAAGTACTCCCGACTTCGTATGTACTGGAATAGAAGTTATGGTTTGAATTGTATTTCTCAAGCTATAACTAGGgacagatttttaattttacgtacTTGTCTACACTATGTTGATATAAATAACCGTCCAAccgataataatagtaaacttTGGAAACTTCAACCAATTGTCGACCAAGTTCGTAACGCTTGTAGGAGTATATCACGTTCGGTTGGCTGTTATTTAATCGACGAGCAGATGATACCTTTTACAGGTCGATGTCCCAACAGGCagtacgtaaaaaataaaccccGACCTAcaggtttaaaaaattttgttattacaacGTCCAAAGGCaaagttttagattttgaaatatatcaaGGTGCCGAAACACCGTTTCAAGATAAAACGTTGGGACTAGGACCTGCGGATGTCATTCATTTATCTCAAACTATCCCCGAAGgatcagttttattttttgatcgaTATTTTACTACTGTGTCGTTAATGGATCGATTGATAAGCAAAAAATTAATGACTACAGGTACAATAATGTCAAATCggcttaaaaatgttcattttagTCAGGacaaaaaatttgaaagaaGTGCCTGGAAAGAGTTCACTAGAGGTGATAACAAAATTACAGCAGTTAAATGGAAAGATAGCAAATGTGTTACTTTACTATCTACTATAACAGGAGTAGAGTCACATGTTACGGTAAAGAGATGGAGTAAGACAGAAAGCAAAGAAATTGAAGTTCCTTGTCCAGctattgtaaaatcatataatgaatatatggGTGGAGTTGACGTATGTGATCAACAGATTGAATGTTATCGAACATgggtaaaaaccaaaaaatggACCCTAAAAGTGGCATTACATTTTATCGATTTAAGTATAGTGAACGCGTGGATGGAGTACCGTGAAGATGCTGAAAAAATGCGACTACCTAAAAAAGAAATCTTGGACCTTATGAACTTTAAAATGTCTGTTGCTCAAGAATGGCTATCTACAACTGTAAAAAAACGTTCGTTACCTGAAGAATCCAGTTCGTCAGATACTGAAGAAGTTCCTCAAAAACTATATAGGCCACAAAATTATAGAGCTCCAGTTCCACCAACAACAAAGGTAAAAGACGGATTTGAACATTGGCCCGAA aaataa